One window of the Pedobacter ginsengisoli genome contains the following:
- a CDS encoding VOC family protein, with protein sequence MTAKNPFVWTEISVNDLARAKKFYETVLQVELVELPPPDIMKVDKDDPCFFEMLAFPADMMGTGSSGTLVKSNMSKPGPGGTFVYFHADDCAVELSRVEAAGGKVVFEKMSLGEYGFCCAAEDTEGNHIGFHSMK encoded by the coding sequence ATGACAGCTAAAAATCCATTTGTCTGGACAGAAATCAGTGTAAACGATTTGGCCAGAGCTAAGAAATTTTACGAAACGGTATTGCAGGTTGAACTAGTTGAACTGCCTCCACCTGATATTATGAAAGTAGATAAAGACGACCCTTGCTTTTTTGAAATGCTGGCATTTCCGGCAGATATGATGGGTACTGGAAGTAGTGGTACTCTGGTTAAATCTAACATGAGCAAACCGGGACCAGGGGGTACATTTGTTTATTTCCATGCCGACGATTGCGCGGTGGAGCTTTCAAGAGTTGAGGCTGCAGGAGGCAAGGTGGTTTTTGAAAAAATGTCGCTTGGTGAATATGGTTTTTGCTGTGCTGCCGAAGATACAGAGGGTAACCATATTGGTTTTCATTCTATGAAATAA
- a CDS encoding relaxase/mobilization nuclease domain-containing protein, whose amino-acid sequence MIGKISTGRNFRGCLRYLHEGRLQESEELQLEEMARKQAEVIHYNKCFGTREQVAKQLVEVQGLNPKLLKPVLHASFSFAYADAALLTKQQKVDIAIAMSEEFGFDQNQFIVITHADTVHEHIHILVNRVGYDGKTVNDSNSYKRMAQFCRDMEKRYKLTPVLSPNRFLASGERMAIGKRVDHRKELLKKTLVWAISESGTIETVKIRMQERGYHVHLGRGITFTDKQQVRFNGSQVGYSLADINAQLIRQRRIAQQEKQQQMRLREQTKSEKLTGKKTKGRSI is encoded by the coding sequence ATGATAGGGAAAATATCCACAGGAAGAAATTTTCGGGGTTGCCTTCGCTACCTGCATGAGGGCCGTTTACAGGAGAGCGAGGAACTTCAGCTGGAAGAAATGGCAAGAAAACAGGCTGAAGTGATTCATTATAACAAGTGCTTTGGCACTAGGGAACAGGTCGCCAAGCAACTGGTAGAAGTGCAGGGTCTTAATCCAAAGCTGTTAAAGCCTGTGCTTCATGCTTCATTTAGCTTTGCCTATGCGGATGCTGCATTGCTGACCAAACAGCAAAAAGTAGATATCGCCATAGCAATGTCGGAAGAGTTTGGATTTGATCAAAATCAGTTTATCGTCATTACCCATGCGGATACTGTACATGAGCACATCCATATTTTGGTGAACCGGGTTGGTTATGATGGTAAGACGGTCAACGATAGCAACAGCTATAAGCGAATGGCGCAATTTTGCCGCGATATGGAAAAGAGGTACAAACTGACTCCTGTTTTAAGTCCTAACCGCTTTTTAGCATCCGGGGAGCGGATGGCTATAGGTAAAAGGGTAGACCATAGAAAGGAATTGCTCAAGAAAACCTTAGTATGGGCGATCAGCGAATCCGGGACCATCGAGACGGTAAAGATCAGAATGCAAGAACGGGGCTACCACGTACATCTGGGCAGGGGCATCACCTTCACGGACAAGCAACAAGTAAGGTTCAATGGGAGCCAGGTCGGGTATAGCCTGGCAGATATCAATGCTCAACTTATTCGTCAGCGAAGGATTGCCCAGCAGGAAAAACAGCAGCAAATGAGATTAAGGGAGCAGACGAAATCAGAAAAATTAACAGGTAAAAAAACTAAAGGGAGATCAATTTAA
- a CDS encoding sigma factor-like helix-turn-helix DNA-binding protein has protein sequence MRNNKLTNEHHYFHKFSQGDEKGLEYFYNRLYPSLFRKRQRYIKDEVNADCIVSEAFLRLWLVRNSILNPTHIETFLTETTIQACKAYYKTSSHNFQRNMLRLDEIENYQEFIGGYDPEEELDPDAVIYQEELDERLRLQWQQVEAVIPNLTENQQLFIKLCLKYAFNYERIAWHIGGISDYQVARTVEKTLETLKSILTSSEKLQVTGKTSKFKFEGDLCEEQFRILHMRYELQYSFEEIARQLNLSQQHIQQSFAQACTKIKRLKN, from the coding sequence ATGAGAAACAATAAGCTAACTAATGAACACCATTATTTCCACAAATTTAGCCAGGGTGATGAAAAAGGGTTGGAGTACTTTTATAATCGCCTCTATCCATCATTATTTCGCAAAAGACAGCGGTACATTAAGGATGAGGTCAACGCAGACTGCATCGTTAGCGAGGCCTTCCTTCGTCTTTGGCTAGTTAGGAACAGTATCCTCAACCCAACCCACATCGAAACCTTCTTGACTGAAACTACCATCCAAGCTTGCAAGGCCTACTACAAAACATCCAGTCACAATTTCCAGCGGAACATGCTCCGGCTTGATGAAATCGAAAACTACCAGGAATTCATAGGAGGTTATGATCCCGAAGAAGAATTGGATCCCGATGCCGTCATCTATCAGGAAGAACTTGATGAGCGCCTGAGGCTGCAATGGCAGCAAGTTGAAGCAGTCATTCCCAACCTCACCGAAAATCAGCAATTGTTTATCAAACTCTGCCTGAAATACGCCTTCAACTATGAGCGCATCGCCTGGCATATTGGTGGCATCTCTGACTATCAGGTAGCCAGAACGGTAGAAAAAACGCTGGAAACCTTAAAGTCCATTCTGACCAGTTCAGAAAAGCTGCAGGTCACGGGAAAAACCAGCAAGTTCAAATTCGAAGGTGACCTCTGCGAAGAGCAGTTCAGGATCCTGCACATGCGCTATGAACTCCAGTACAGCTTTGAAGAGATCGCCAGACAATTAAATTTAAGTCAGCAGCACATTCAGCAAAGCTTTGCACAGGCTTGTACCAAAATCAAAAGGCTAAAAAACTAA
- a CDS encoding plasmid mobilization protein — translation MINQSDNRKKSGRPKATQKKNVNITVSCNIIEKKLIQDCARKVNTSVSVYLRELGLKGTVRIKLKTLPKEVLQFTGTLYHIAAILSPIARKRNSAEDLNLIDRVLINQEMRAIQQVVEEIKAYLK, via the coding sequence ATGATCAATCAAAGTGATAATAGGAAGAAGAGTGGACGACCCAAAGCAACTCAAAAAAAGAATGTTAATATAACAGTGAGCTGTAATATCATTGAAAAGAAACTGATTCAGGATTGCGCCAGAAAAGTGAACACCAGTGTTTCAGTCTACCTCAGGGAGCTTGGTTTAAAAGGAACAGTCAGGATAAAATTGAAGACCCTTCCTAAAGAGGTTCTTCAATTTACCGGAACACTTTATCACATCGCTGCCATCCTCAGCCCGATTGCCCGCAAACGCAATTCAGCCGAAGATCTGAACTTGATAGACAGGGTTTTGATCAATCAGGAAATGAGGGCAATTCAACAGGTGGTAGAAGAAATAAAAGCTTATTTGAAATGA
- a CDS encoding secondary thiamine-phosphate synthase enzyme YjbQ, whose translation MEIFQTTLKLRARKREFHLITDEVERALPEIKLLKTGICQVFIQHTSASLTINENADPTVRKDFETFFNKAVQEDDPDYEHDYEGSDDMPAHLKSSILGSSVTIPIRNSRFALGIWQGIYLCEHRDYGGERTLVITAWGEKLI comes from the coding sequence ATGGAAATCTTCCAAACAACATTAAAGCTTCGGGCAAGAAAAAGAGAGTTTCATCTGATTACTGATGAAGTAGAAAGGGCCTTGCCAGAAATTAAATTATTAAAAACCGGGATTTGCCAAGTATTTATTCAACATACTTCTGCTTCCCTTACTATTAATGAAAATGCGGATCCGACAGTCCGGAAAGATTTTGAAACTTTCTTTAATAAGGCGGTTCAGGAAGATGATCCGGATTATGAGCATGACTATGAAGGTTCTGACGATATGCCTGCTCATTTAAAATCCTCAATTTTGGGTAGCTCAGTAACTATACCCATTCGTAACTCAAGGTTTGCATTAGGTATTTGGCAGGGCATATATCTTTGCGAGCATCGCGATTATGGAGGTGAAAGAACCCTGGTTATAACTGCTTGGGGCGAGAAGCTTATTTAG
- a CDS encoding MG2 domain-containing protein, whose product MNFKLLNCIIPITVSHMRLILACTLFTFFNTSIAFAQTNPTDSVWTKIETSIKTKNQLEETLNTVNKKKEESIRTGNNIDLARCWYYTMLIKDLKTEDSLYFRNSAFIDSLLFDKKSSPLLKTTMHLIQARRIFLFERRYLKFRPSTFETKNLQANYGAMNVPQRDSLVKYHFKEAFRLSSSAIPSKNTDMSWLSSNAEKLLFKADLPDIALAERIGFEAGKPNTLKLSDQDIHTLITSEPKSFQSALQSSLDTAKIHSNLMDIYALWMRKHNSKPEELQYIQMLAKYYLYSRMPNLLSNSWTAYLQKNLSSPFNSIKATAAFYLFQQQYYNGIKYGQKFDIQYKGKLKQAVQLYEQHQNVLNEVPLYKKTLENLLKKIKNPEIRIQVTNLQMTTTPILLTVKYRSVQKIHYRIVKIGVKEEISSLKRERMEVLLNRPAIRDSSFLLPAGADDFDKHALYLKLDSLPLGRYNLVFSPTKIKDTANLSQMEYIQFQISDIAVVNTRDQFILLNRKTGFPMSGVKATELLPTHTTEQISSNAKGFIPIKSRPDSKEFMFISGKDTLIHNFNKTKDRLPREIYNTEDYDDLEEFYDNQARLQIYTDRGIYRPGQRLQYKIVMLSRDPSTGENIIFSKANKYFKNWLAQNKPILKLKDPNYRTVDSVKLIPDNYGSFSGSFLIPKNGMTGRWFIGGDVIDGDNGDFKVEEYKRPTMEITMEKPADAPLPGEPFEVKIKVKSLSGADLNHVKIAYQVIRESNYFGNNIYINPIVTDTLGYTDEKGMLVIKVIDVNLPKKNLNNPDKELVISYRLSATATEATGESTSQENTFYTSSWPINIQIPAANQYDRKNLPKLNITAKTENSKFKVKEVHISIFQNIVVPDTTRSETIDQWLYTKDQLKAWFPNEESLQKTRLEKKLVLEKTIPIDSTVQFQLDKTLLKAGEYEFIATSSHSGELSGLYSFRFDVFDTEQRENPGYADDFNYLSLNTAKPGDKLDYQTATIDSAYVIYGLTYYVRQKQSIVVKTTYHTQYQAKGMQVYSFTVPKDALESVVITKAYVLNNKLYRDDQNIYLVPPPSAKPEIIIEKYRKVLAPGTKETFMVSVKTDKQNIAAQIMTGMYDAALDKLAAHQWIIPGNRYFSGHLRDGWSRRINDVNHNYYPWTPNKGFNNQNEFIDEYEADAMLQQLSGRVAGLPITPMSDLDFEEKLLQGKVAGLNIADVPRYVTTGSTIVVKGINSLVENAQPLIILDGVPYAGSLKDFDAASATDAMVLKGADATAIYGSKAANGLLIISTKGKIVLPASPEPHPMVRKDFNETAFFYPKLYADKNGLYTFSFTMPQTATAWNWKLLAHTKSGLFAYAERKLNTRLDLMVQPNMPRLLYQGDEIVLKSRISNLDSAAMDVKFSCKIEDAVSGEDLTAKILKEPALKVIKVAGKITETAGFAFKVPEDQLNPLTIITNVSGGSLADAEEHTLPILPKKVFMRKQVPLVFSRKDTLVQAPKLPDDADLYGLSLYVDSKPQAALINSLPFLANYSFNCSEQVFNKLYARITANQLMRTQPELSKSFKIGAQQVSDTTERKLPDELTEAAMPWLNLANQTTKQQKQLYQVLDTISNKSIISSHLEKLYAMQDFYGALPWFEGGKSNIWISNYVLRGFGKLNQQGWESNDYQKHSNFIRRLISYIDSSYITNNTYDNLFCTYSRSFWKKQYPLSPAVIKKINATLELAEKDINKRRLYDQALWIIVSLKYSTPDNQIYKKALAQLSNIQQRAINDERNGMRWKEISDGDDLSHSKEETIAMLYEAFTEAGQNTRVADGLSKWMLSAKQDYSWRTTTGTAAAIDMLKESAMIKASFVSDSVSAHIAGKQMSSSNGLLAGQRNQFISLNKVSPVTLSANNAVSGGITWHYFSTEAPADEANNKVKLKKTLFSYDKQKNTWTPLSDKPILKLGERIKIVLTIETAVNLRFVQLEDKRAGVFEPVDANSGQQYQDRMQYYRSVRDTGQQLFMDFLPSGRSDVSYEVTVTQEGTFENGAAMLQCLYNPGVTAYSNAITVISKP is encoded by the coding sequence GTGAATTTCAAATTACTAAATTGCATAATACCAATTACCGTTTCTCATATGCGCCTTATCCTTGCCTGCACACTATTCACTTTTTTTAACACTTCAATTGCATTTGCGCAAACCAACCCTACCGATTCTGTTTGGACAAAAATTGAAACCTCAATAAAAACAAAAAATCAGCTGGAAGAAACACTAAATACTGTCAATAAGAAAAAGGAAGAGTCAATCCGAACCGGTAATAATATCGATTTAGCGCGATGCTGGTATTACACCATGCTTATTAAGGACTTAAAGACCGAGGATAGCTTGTACTTCAGGAATAGTGCTTTTATAGATAGTTTACTTTTCGACAAAAAATCATCGCCCTTGCTAAAAACTACTATGCACCTGATACAGGCACGTAGAATATTTTTATTTGAGCGCAGATACTTAAAATTTCGACCTAGTACTTTCGAAACAAAGAATCTTCAGGCCAATTACGGTGCTATGAATGTACCCCAACGCGACAGTTTAGTTAAATATCATTTCAAAGAAGCATTTCGGCTTAGCAGCTCAGCCATACCGAGTAAAAACACAGATATGTCGTGGCTCTCATCCAATGCCGAGAAATTACTATTCAAAGCCGATCTTCCAGACATAGCTCTTGCTGAGCGTATCGGGTTCGAAGCTGGAAAACCCAATACCCTTAAGCTGTCCGATCAAGATATTCATACACTCATAACATCTGAACCCAAAAGCTTCCAGTCTGCATTGCAATCTTCATTAGACACCGCCAAAATCCATTCAAATTTGATGGATATTTATGCACTTTGGATGCGTAAACACAACTCAAAACCTGAAGAACTGCAATATATTCAGATGCTGGCCAAATATTATCTCTATTCCAGGATGCCCAACTTGTTGTCAAACTCCTGGACAGCTTATCTTCAAAAAAACTTATCCTCTCCTTTCAATAGTATAAAGGCTACAGCAGCCTTTTATTTATTTCAGCAACAATACTATAATGGTATCAAATACGGACAAAAATTTGATATTCAATACAAAGGCAAGCTTAAGCAGGCAGTCCAATTGTATGAGCAACATCAAAACGTTTTAAATGAGGTTCCTCTCTATAAAAAAACATTAGAAAACTTACTTAAAAAGATTAAAAACCCAGAGATCAGGATTCAAGTTACAAATCTGCAGATGACTACTACACCAATCTTGCTCACTGTAAAATACCGGAGTGTACAAAAAATCCATTACCGTATCGTTAAAATTGGCGTCAAAGAAGAAATTTCAAGCTTAAAAAGAGAACGAATGGAGGTTCTGCTAAACCGTCCTGCAATCCGTGATTCCAGCTTCCTCTTACCTGCCGGAGCTGATGATTTCGACAAACATGCCCTTTACCTAAAGCTGGACAGTTTACCTCTGGGGCGCTATAATCTAGTTTTTTCACCTACTAAAATTAAAGACACAGCTAATCTGAGCCAGATGGAATACATTCAGTTTCAGATTTCTGACATTGCTGTTGTTAACACTAGGGATCAATTTATATTGTTAAACAGAAAAACGGGTTTCCCGATGAGCGGGGTGAAAGCAACAGAGCTTCTCCCTACTCACACAACTGAGCAAATTAGCTCTAATGCTAAAGGCTTTATACCCATAAAGTCGCGACCTGATTCTAAAGAATTTATGTTCATTTCTGGCAAAGATACCCTAATACATAACTTTAATAAAACGAAAGACAGATTGCCTCGTGAGATATATAATACGGAAGATTACGATGATCTGGAAGAGTTCTATGACAATCAGGCAAGATTACAAATTTATACCGACAGGGGAATTTATCGGCCGGGGCAGCGTTTACAATACAAAATCGTTATGCTTAGCAGAGATCCTTCAACAGGTGAAAACATCATCTTCAGTAAAGCAAACAAATATTTCAAGAACTGGCTGGCCCAAAATAAACCCATATTAAAATTAAAGGATCCTAATTACAGAACAGTTGATTCTGTAAAGCTTATCCCTGATAATTATGGTAGCTTTTCTGGTTCTTTCCTTATTCCAAAAAACGGAATGACCGGAAGATGGTTTATTGGTGGTGATGTAATAGATGGTGATAATGGTGATTTTAAGGTTGAGGAATACAAACGGCCTACAATGGAAATAACAATGGAAAAGCCTGCGGATGCCCCATTGCCAGGCGAGCCTTTTGAGGTAAAGATTAAAGTGAAATCACTGAGCGGTGCAGATCTTAACCATGTAAAAATTGCGTATCAGGTAATAAGAGAGTCTAATTACTTTGGAAATAATATATATATTAATCCCATAGTAACAGATACCCTTGGTTATACTGATGAAAAAGGCATGTTAGTGATAAAAGTAATTGATGTAAACCTACCAAAGAAAAACCTTAATAACCCTGATAAGGAATTGGTTATCAGCTACAGATTATCGGCAACGGCTACAGAAGCCACTGGCGAAAGCACCAGCCAGGAAAATACATTCTACACGTCTTCATGGCCTATTAATATTCAAATTCCTGCAGCAAATCAGTACGATAGAAAAAACCTACCAAAGCTAAACATCACTGCAAAAACAGAAAACAGCAAATTCAAAGTCAAGGAGGTTCATATCAGCATTTTTCAAAATATTGTTGTTCCCGATACCACTCGTAGCGAAACTATAGATCAATGGCTATATACTAAAGATCAATTAAAAGCATGGTTTCCAAATGAAGAATCCCTTCAAAAGACAAGATTGGAAAAGAAATTAGTTCTTGAAAAAACTATACCAATAGATAGTACAGTTCAATTTCAATTAGACAAAACATTACTCAAAGCTGGCGAGTATGAGTTCATAGCAACCTCAAGCCATTCCGGAGAATTATCAGGCCTTTATAGTTTCCGTTTTGACGTATTTGATACCGAACAAAGGGAAAATCCAGGTTATGCTGATGACTTTAATTACCTATCCCTCAATACAGCCAAACCGGGGGATAAACTGGATTACCAAACTGCTACTATAGACAGCGCTTATGTCATATACGGGCTAACATACTATGTTCGCCAGAAACAGAGTATTGTAGTAAAAACCACCTATCACACACAGTATCAAGCCAAGGGAATGCAGGTGTATAGTTTCACAGTACCAAAAGATGCATTAGAGTCAGTTGTTATAACAAAGGCTTATGTACTAAACAATAAATTGTACCGCGACGACCAAAACATCTATCTTGTTCCCCCTCCTTCAGCAAAACCCGAAATCATTATAGAAAAATACAGAAAAGTACTGGCTCCAGGTACAAAGGAAACTTTTATGGTATCGGTAAAAACAGACAAACAAAATATTGCAGCACAAATTATGACGGGCATGTATGATGCTGCATTAGACAAGCTTGCTGCTCATCAGTGGATCATACCTGGCAACCGTTATTTTAGCGGGCATCTACGTGATGGCTGGAGCCGAAGAATTAACGATGTCAACCACAATTATTACCCTTGGACACCTAATAAAGGTTTCAATAATCAAAACGAATTCATTGATGAATATGAAGCTGATGCTATGTTGCAACAACTAAGTGGCCGTGTAGCAGGATTGCCTATAACACCGATGAGCGATCTAGATTTTGAAGAAAAGCTGCTGCAAGGTAAAGTAGCTGGACTTAACATAGCTGATGTACCAAGATACGTTACTACCGGGAGTACAATTGTCGTAAAGGGCATAAACTCACTTGTTGAGAATGCGCAGCCTCTCATCATACTAGATGGTGTTCCGTATGCAGGCTCATTAAAGGATTTTGATGCGGCTTCAGCAACCGATGCTATGGTATTAAAAGGTGCCGATGCCACTGCTATCTATGGTTCAAAAGCTGCAAATGGCCTATTAATCATTAGCACCAAAGGGAAGATCGTACTTCCAGCTTCCCCGGAGCCACATCCAATGGTACGTAAAGATTTCAATGAAACGGCGTTCTTTTATCCAAAGCTATACGCTGATAAAAACGGACTGTACACCTTTAGCTTTACCATGCCTCAAACAGCCACTGCATGGAACTGGAAGCTTCTGGCACACACAAAAAGTGGCCTATTCGCCTATGCAGAGCGAAAACTAAATACGCGGTTAGACCTGATGGTTCAACCTAACATGCCACGACTATTATACCAGGGCGATGAAATAGTTCTAAAAAGCAGGATCAGTAATCTGGATAGTGCTGCAATGGATGTCAAATTTAGCTGTAAAATAGAGGATGCAGTTAGCGGTGAAGACTTAACAGCAAAAATACTCAAAGAGCCTGCCCTTAAAGTTATTAAAGTAGCGGGAAAGATAACTGAAACAGCAGGTTTTGCATTTAAAGTACCCGAAGATCAGTTGAACCCGTTGACAATTATAACTAATGTAAGCGGAGGCTCACTGGCCGATGCTGAAGAGCACACTTTACCGATACTACCTAAAAAGGTATTTATGCGCAAGCAGGTGCCCCTTGTGTTTTCAAGGAAAGACACTTTGGTGCAGGCACCCAAGCTACCAGATGATGCAGATTTGTATGGCCTTAGTCTCTATGTAGATAGTAAACCGCAGGCAGCATTAATCAACTCTTTACCATTTTTAGCTAATTATTCATTCAACTGTTCTGAACAGGTATTTAATAAGCTATACGCCCGGATAACCGCAAACCAGCTAATGCGTACTCAGCCTGAGCTTTCAAAATCATTTAAAATAGGTGCACAGCAGGTTTCAGACACTACTGAACGTAAACTTCCAGACGAACTGACTGAAGCGGCAATGCCTTGGTTGAATCTGGCAAATCAAACCACTAAACAGCAAAAGCAACTGTATCAGGTTCTTGATACCATCAGTAACAAGTCTATAATTTCCAGCCATTTAGAAAAGCTGTATGCTATGCAAGATTTCTATGGAGCGCTTCCGTGGTTTGAAGGTGGAAAAAGCAATATCTGGATATCCAATTATGTATTAAGGGGATTTGGTAAATTAAATCAGCAAGGATGGGAATCGAATGATTATCAAAAGCATTCAAATTTTATACGACGATTAATTTCATATATCGATTCGTCGTACATTACAAACAATACATATGATAACCTTTTTTGTACCTACTCGCGGTCATTCTGGAAAAAGCAATACCCCCTTAGTCCTGCTGTCATCAAAAAAATAAACGCGACTCTTGAACTTGCCGAAAAAGACATAAACAAGAGACGTTTATATGACCAGGCCTTATGGATCATTGTGTCATTAAAATATTCGACTCCAGATAATCAGATTTATAAAAAGGCTCTTGCTCAGCTTAGTAACATACAACAACGGGCAATAAACGACGAACGAAATGGAATGCGCTGGAAAGAAATTTCGGATGGTGATGATTTGAGCCATTCAAAAGAAGAAACCATTGCAATGCTTTATGAGGCCTTTACTGAGGCCGGGCAAAATACAAGGGTTGCTGATGGGTTAAGTAAATGGATGCTGTCGGCCAAGCAGGATTATAGTTGGCGCACAACCACAGGTACTGCGGCAGCTATCGATATGCTTAAGGAGTCCGCAATGATTAAAGCCAGTTTTGTATCCGATTCTGTTTCTGCTCATATTGCCGGCAAGCAGATGAGCAGCTCAAATGGTCTTTTAGCCGGACAACGCAACCAATTCATTAGCCTGAACAAAGTATCTCCAGTTACATTATCTGCAAACAATGCCGTTAGTGGCGGTATTACATGGCATTACTTCAGTACTGAAGCGCCAGCAGATGAGGCTAATAATAAGGTAAAACTGAAGAAAACTTTGTTTAGTTATGATAAGCAGAAGAACACCTGGACTCCACTTTCAGATAAACCTATCTTAAAATTAGGCGAAAGGATTAAAATTGTATTGACTATAGAAACAGCTGTGAACCTGCGCTTTGTACAACTGGAAGATAAGCGTGCAGGTGTATTTGAACCAGTAGATGCAAATAGTGGTCAACAATATCAAGACCGGATGCAATATTACCGGTCAGTAAGGGACACAGGTCAGCAGCTGTTTATGGATTTTTTACCTTCAGGAAGGTCCGACGTAAGCTATGAAGTAACTGTAACACAAGAAGGAACTTTTGAAAACGGAGCCGCTATGTTGCAATGCCTTTATAATCCGGGTGTAACTGCTTACAGTAACGCAATAACGGTTATTTCAAAACCTTAA
- a CDS encoding DNA-binding protein, whose protein sequence is MQIKTLTEERPLTFKTGLIEKIKNTIKSDDVTRTQWLRLLSSEVRKLLRILSGTLQDLHIKGVLAYEKIGEIFYWQASPCIR, encoded by the coding sequence ATGCAGATTAAAACCTTAACAGAAGAGCGGCCCTTAACGTTCAAGACTGGGCTTATAGAGAAGATCAAAAACACCATCAAATCAGATGATGTAACCCGCACACAATGGCTTCGGCTTCTGAGTTCAGAAGTCAGAAAGCTGCTAAGGATTTTATCAGGTACGCTGCAGGATCTGCATATTAAAGGTGTGCTTGCCTATGAAAAGATAGGTGAAATATTCTATTGGCAGGCCTCACCATGTATTAGATGA
- a CDS encoding TfoX/Sxy family protein has translation MASDQKFVDFIVDQIQGAGTITSKKMFGEYGLYADQKIFALVCDNKLFIKPTEAGRQFIGNVVEAPPYPGAKPSFLIEEQLEDREWLSELVKITAVALPEPKPKTAKTKK, from the coding sequence ATGGCATCAGATCAGAAATTTGTTGACTTTATTGTTGACCAAATACAAGGAGCAGGAACAATCACCAGCAAGAAAATGTTTGGAGAATACGGCCTGTATGCAGATCAAAAAATCTTTGCATTGGTTTGCGACAACAAGCTATTTATTAAACCTACAGAAGCCGGAAGGCAATTTATAGGAAATGTTGTAGAAGCTCCACCCTATCCTGGAGCAAAACCCAGCTTTCTGATCGAAGAACAGCTGGAAGACAGAGAATGGTTGAGCGAACTGGTAAAAATTACTGCAGTAGCACTTCCAGAGCCTAAGCCTAAAACGGCTAAAACAAAAAAATAG
- a CDS encoding GNAT family N-acetyltransferase — translation MEYIFRKATLNDLPQIWVILQNAIQRRKEDGSNQWQDGYPNPQIVEKDIEQDAGFVLADGDSIAGYCAILINDEPAYAEIKGKWLTDDNFVVFHRVAISEDHLRKGLSGKMLNYIEDFARNNNINSVKADTNFDNGAMKHVFEKAGYVYCGEVFFRGSSRLAYEKLLT, via the coding sequence ATGGAATACATTTTTAGAAAAGCAACGTTAAATGATTTACCGCAAATATGGGTGATCTTACAAAATGCAATTCAACGCAGAAAAGAAGATGGAAGTAACCAATGGCAGGACGGTTATCCAAATCCTCAAATTGTTGAAAAAGATATAGAACAAGATGCTGGATTTGTACTAGCCGATGGTGATAGCATAGCAGGATATTGCGCAATTCTAATCAATGATGAACCTGCATATGCAGAAATAAAAGGAAAATGGTTAACTGATGATAATTTTGTAGTTTTTCACAGAGTCGCAATTTCCGAAGATCATCTTAGGAAAGGACTGTCGGGTAAGATGCTGAACTATATAGAGGATTTTGCACGAAACAACAACATAAATAGCGTTAAAGCCGACACTAACTTTGATAATGGCGCAATGAAACATGTTTTTGAGAAAGCAGGATATGTGTATTGTGGCGAAGTATTTTTCAGAGGCAGTTCCAGATTGGCGTATGAAAAACTATTGACCTAA